A single genomic interval of Acidovorax sp. 1608163 harbors:
- the preA gene encoding NAD-dependent dihydropyrimidine dehydrogenase subunit PreA — MADIRSNFLGIQSPNPFWLASAPPTDKEINVTRAFEAGWGGVVWKTLGEDPSVVNVNGPRYSTLMSQDRRVIGLNNIELITDRPLHTNLEEIKRVKRNWPDRAMIVSLMVPCEEQSWKSILPLVEDTGADGIELNFGCPHGMSERGMGAAVGQVPEYIQMVTAWCKHYSKLPVIVKLTPNITDVRQPARAAKAGGADAVSLINTINSIMGVDLDRMVMSPSTDGWGSHGGYCGPAVKPIALNMVAEIARDAQTAGLPISGIGGITTWRDAAEYIALGCGTVQVCTAAMVYGFKIVQDMCDGLSNFMDEHGYATLDDFKGQAVPTVKDWKNLNLNHIEKAVINQDACIQCGRCHVVCEDTSHQAITFTKEGGVRKFEINEAECVGCNLCVSICPVPECITMRALEPGEVDVRTGKKVTGEYANWTTHPNNPQRVAAQA, encoded by the coding sequence ATGGCAGACATTCGCAGCAATTTTCTGGGCATCCAAAGCCCCAACCCCTTCTGGCTGGCCTCCGCACCGCCCACCGACAAAGAGATCAACGTCACCCGCGCCTTTGAGGCGGGCTGGGGCGGCGTGGTGTGGAAGACGCTGGGCGAAGACCCCTCGGTGGTCAACGTCAACGGCCCGCGCTACTCCACGCTGATGTCGCAAGACCGCCGCGTGATCGGCTTGAACAACATCGAGCTGATCACCGACCGGCCGCTGCACACCAACCTCGAAGAGATCAAGCGCGTCAAACGCAACTGGCCGGACCGCGCCATGATCGTTTCGCTCATGGTGCCGTGCGAGGAGCAGAGCTGGAAGAGCATCCTGCCGCTCGTGGAAGACACCGGCGCCGACGGCATTGAACTCAACTTCGGCTGCCCGCACGGCATGAGCGAGCGCGGCATGGGCGCGGCCGTGGGCCAGGTGCCTGAATACATCCAGATGGTCACGGCCTGGTGCAAGCACTACAGCAAGCTGCCCGTGATCGTGAAGCTCACGCCCAACATCACCGATGTGCGCCAGCCCGCACGCGCTGCCAAGGCGGGCGGGGCGGATGCGGTGTCGCTCATCAACACCATCAACTCCATCATGGGTGTGGACCTGGACCGCATGGTGATGAGTCCGAGCACGGACGGCTGGGGTTCGCACGGCGGCTACTGCGGCCCGGCCGTCAAGCCTATTGCGCTCAACATGGTGGCCGAGATTGCACGCGACGCGCAGACGGCTGGCCTGCCCATCAGCGGCATCGGCGGCATCACCACCTGGCGCGACGCGGCCGAATACATTGCGCTCGGCTGCGGCACGGTGCAGGTGTGCACGGCCGCCATGGTGTATGGCTTCAAGATCGTGCAGGACATGTGCGACGGGCTGTCGAACTTCATGGACGAGCACGGGTACGCCACGCTCGACGACTTCAAGGGCCAGGCCGTGCCCACGGTCAAGGACTGGAAGAACCTCAACCTCAACCACATCGAAAAGGCTGTCATCAACCAGGATGCCTGCATCCAGTGCGGCCGCTGCCATGTGGTGTGCGAAGACACCTCGCACCAGGCCATCACCTTCACCAAGGAGGGCGGCGTGCGCAAGTTCGAGATCAACGAGGCCGAGTGCGTGGGCTGTAACCTGTGTGTGTCGATCTGCCCCGTGCCCGAGTGCATCACCATGCGGGCGCTGGAGCCGGGCGAGGTCGATGTGCGCACGGGCAAGAAGGTCACCGGCGAATACGCCAACTGGACCACGCACCCGAACAATCCGCAGCGCGTGGCGGCGCAGGCATGA
- a CDS encoding NAD(P)-dependent oxidoreductase: protein MDTPASRACGIHAARLNLADYAANFSDAHPPLTKPQALIEAERCYYCHDAPCATACPTGIDIPSFIHRIAQDNNRGAARAILEANPLGGMCARVCPTEVLCEQACVRNTNEDKPVEIGSLQRYATDAFFVQPGAPLFQRAAATGKRVAVVGAGPAGLACAHGLAVRGHGVVLFEARPKLGGLNEYGLASYKTTNNFAQKEVEWLLSIGGIEVRTGQQLGRDITLDRLLGAYDAVFLGLGLQGVNALGVAEPMVTGLRNAVDFIAELRQSADLSTLPVGRRVVVIGGGMTAVDAAVQSRKLGSEEVTIVYRRGADAMSASAVEQQWAQTNGVTIRHWAAPKEVLSEGGAVKGVRFAATALSGGKLVETGETFTLEADMVLKAIGQTYVAGPAGKTIALESGRIATDAEGQTSLPRVWAGGDCRAGGRDLTVEAVEHGKVAAVSIHAALTAPVAQAA from the coding sequence ATGGACACACCCGCAAGCCGTGCCTGCGGCATTCATGCCGCACGCCTGAACCTGGCCGACTACGCCGCCAACTTCAGTGATGCGCACCCGCCGCTGACCAAGCCCCAGGCCCTGATCGAGGCCGAGCGTTGCTACTACTGTCACGATGCGCCTTGCGCCACGGCGTGCCCTACGGGCATCGACATCCCGTCGTTCATCCACCGCATTGCGCAGGACAACAACCGGGGCGCTGCCCGCGCCATCCTGGAGGCAAACCCGCTGGGCGGCATGTGCGCCCGCGTCTGCCCCACCGAGGTGCTGTGCGAGCAGGCCTGCGTGCGCAACACCAACGAGGACAAGCCGGTAGAGATCGGCTCACTGCAGCGCTACGCCACCGACGCCTTCTTTGTCCAGCCCGGTGCACCGCTGTTCCAGCGCGCAGCCGCCACCGGCAAGCGCGTGGCCGTGGTGGGCGCAGGGCCTGCGGGCCTGGCCTGTGCGCATGGCCTGGCCGTGCGCGGGCATGGCGTGGTGCTGTTTGAGGCGCGTCCCAAGCTCGGTGGCCTCAATGAATATGGTCTGGCCAGCTACAAGACGACGAACAATTTTGCGCAGAAGGAAGTGGAGTGGCTGCTGTCCATCGGCGGCATCGAGGTGCGCACCGGCCAGCAACTGGGCCGCGACATCACGCTCGACCGCCTGCTGGGCGCCTACGACGCCGTGTTTTTGGGCCTGGGCTTGCAGGGCGTCAATGCCTTGGGTGTGGCAGAGCCCATGGTGACGGGTTTGCGCAATGCGGTCGACTTCATCGCTGAGTTGCGCCAGAGCGCCGACCTCTCGACCCTGCCCGTGGGCCGCCGCGTGGTGGTGATTGGTGGTGGCATGACGGCGGTGGACGCCGCCGTGCAGTCGCGCAAGCTGGGCTCCGAAGAGGTGACCATCGTCTACCGCCGTGGCGCTGACGCCATGTCCGCATCGGCGGTAGAGCAGCAGTGGGCGCAGACCAATGGCGTGACCATCCGCCACTGGGCGGCACCGAAAGAAGTGCTGAGCGAAGGCGGTGCGGTGAAGGGCGTTCGCTTTGCTGCCACGGCCCTGAGCGGCGGCAAGCTGGTGGAAACCGGAGAGACCTTCACGCTCGAAGCCGACATGGTGCTCAAGGCCATTGGGCAGACCTATGTGGCCGGGCCTGCGGGCAAGACCATAGCCTTGGAGTCGGGCCGCATCGCCACGGACGCTGAGGGCCAGACCAGCCTGCCACGCGTGTGGGCGGGTGGTGACTGCCGCGCTGGTGGGCGCGACCTCACGGTAGAGGCTGTGGAGCACGGCAAGGTGGCCGCAGTGTCCATCCATGCCGCACTGACGGCCCCCGTTGCCCAGGCTGCCTGA
- a CDS encoding TetR/AcrR family transcriptional regulator — MKERGILQEAQSHFAQFGFEGASLENIAAAAGLSRHNLLYYFPSKEALYQRVLDDVLNQWLAGMDDLSHSNEPEAALRQYIQAKLRYSREHPDGAKVFTKEVIAGAPRYGKAITERVGPRLKAEVRTFERWAKEGRIAKVNFTHLMFIIWSVTQAYADQEAQFALLLGKPALTEKDYEKAEALICQLVLSGLGLQTRPST; from the coding sequence CTGAAAGAGCGCGGCATCCTCCAGGAAGCCCAGAGCCATTTCGCCCAGTTTGGGTTTGAAGGCGCATCCCTTGAGAACATTGCCGCGGCAGCGGGCTTGAGCCGTCATAACCTGCTGTATTACTTTCCCAGCAAGGAGGCGCTGTACCAGCGCGTGCTGGATGACGTGCTGAACCAATGGCTGGCAGGTATGGACGACCTGTCGCACAGCAACGAGCCAGAGGCCGCCCTGCGCCAATACATCCAGGCCAAACTGCGGTATTCCCGTGAGCACCCCGATGGCGCCAAAGTGTTCACCAAAGAGGTGATTGCCGGTGCACCACGTTACGGCAAAGCCATCACCGAGCGCGTTGGCCCTCGCCTCAAAGCCGAAGTACGCACCTTCGAGCGCTGGGCCAAGGAAGGCCGCATCGCCAAGGTCAACTTCACCCACCTGATGTTCATCATCTGGTCGGTCACCCAGGCCTACGCCGACCAGGAGGCGCAATTTGCGCTGCTGCTGGGCAAGCCTGCGCTGACGGAGAAGGACTATGAGAAGGCGGAGGCGCTGATCTGCCAATTGGTCTTGTCAGGATTAGGCCTCCAGACCCGACCCAGCACATGA
- a CDS encoding tetratricopeptide repeat protein, translating to MATSRKATYLFAIALVLAVLGIYLPGIRNDLLFDDLRLSDGTIFGQYGSLLQFKQRMLSYGSFVWLQSLFGEGWWKQRFLNIALHLGTVACIYALLKALLSQAKFPQEFEDQTHFEASRTAALQVGVALFALNPVAVYAVGYLVQRSIVMATLFAVLACWLFVRGLQTGRAGWYAGALGSYVLAVLSKEYAVMTAAMAVPLYIYIRRPGWKAIAVVAGGALLVLALAAAAFFGIYGAVLGKVFDPRSAALVQQLEAMRPGITAQIYPLSLLNEAALFFAYGLLWFVPNVQWMSVDLRPAFPLGFASWGHLAGALGYVCLLGIAIWMVVRRKDALGLAGLILLFPLLWFATEFATVWVQDPFVLYRSYLWAVAVPGLVAIVLTGFKPKTIYAVGVLIALIFGGLALERNLSLRDEGTAWADAAEKVDTKAPANAVGRSRPFLNLGAYHLEKGSLALAERAFLTADALGDLGGNARFNIGVTLQQQKKHAEALQAFAAAQAKGFSGQLLHYHRGESAFALGQFPLAFESFGTALKDAPQGNNTDKKMQVLLLQRHADAGIAAQQYDAAISDFETLLQMSPKHPRLLLGMGMAMVGKGDTQKAIPLFDDLIASAPSAPAYYGRGVALYRAGKLNDGLKDIDEAIKLEPRNAQYRQVREQLAASTKPSNKSKP from the coding sequence ATGGCTACATCGCGCAAAGCAACCTACCTATTTGCCATTGCCCTTGTTTTGGCAGTGCTGGGCATTTACCTGCCTGGCATTCGCAATGATTTGCTGTTTGATGACCTGCGATTGAGCGACGGCACCATCTTTGGCCAATACGGCAGCCTGCTCCAATTCAAACAGCGGATGCTGTCTTATGGAAGCTTCGTTTGGCTACAAAGTTTGTTCGGCGAAGGGTGGTGGAAACAGCGATTTCTGAATATCGCGTTGCACCTGGGCACGGTCGCTTGCATTTATGCGCTACTGAAAGCGCTGTTGAGCCAAGCCAAATTTCCCCAAGAGTTTGAGGATCAAACGCACTTTGAGGCCTCCCGCACCGCCGCATTGCAGGTGGGAGTCGCACTGTTCGCATTGAATCCGGTCGCCGTCTACGCGGTGGGGTACTTGGTTCAGCGCTCTATCGTGATGGCGACATTGTTTGCGGTGCTGGCCTGCTGGCTCTTCGTTCGCGGCCTGCAAACGGGGCGCGCTGGCTGGTACGCAGGGGCTTTGGGTAGCTATGTGCTGGCCGTGCTGTCCAAAGAGTATGCCGTCATGACAGCCGCCATGGCCGTGCCGCTGTACATCTACATCCGCCGCCCCGGCTGGAAAGCTATTGCTGTTGTCGCCGGCGGCGCGTTACTGGTGTTGGCACTCGCTGCCGCTGCGTTTTTTGGCATTTATGGGGCAGTGCTGGGCAAGGTGTTTGACCCACGCTCTGCAGCATTGGTGCAGCAGCTGGAGGCCATGCGCCCCGGAATCACAGCCCAGATTTACCCTTTGAGCCTGCTGAACGAAGCGGCACTGTTTTTTGCATATGGCCTGCTGTGGTTTGTCCCCAACGTGCAGTGGATGTCAGTCGACCTGCGTCCGGCGTTTCCGCTGGGGTTTGCTTCGTGGGGGCATTTGGCTGGTGCTTTGGGATATGTCTGCTTGCTTGGGATAGCGATTTGGATGGTGGTACGCCGCAAAGATGCGCTGGGTTTGGCCGGTCTGATCCTGCTGTTCCCGCTGCTTTGGTTTGCAACCGAATTTGCCACGGTCTGGGTGCAAGACCCGTTTGTGCTGTACCGCAGTTACTTGTGGGCTGTGGCCGTCCCCGGCCTTGTTGCCATTGTGCTGACCGGCTTTAAGCCCAAGACGATTTACGCCGTGGGTGTCTTGATTGCGTTGATCTTTGGCGGATTGGCATTGGAGCGCAACCTCTCCCTCAGGGATGAAGGCACTGCCTGGGCTGACGCGGCCGAAAAAGTCGACACTAAAGCCCCAGCCAATGCCGTTGGGCGCAGCCGCCCATTCTTGAACCTGGGCGCCTATCACCTTGAAAAAGGATCCCTCGCATTGGCAGAGCGTGCCTTTCTGACGGCCGATGCTCTGGGGGACTTGGGCGGGAATGCTCGCTTCAATATTGGGGTCACGCTGCAGCAGCAAAAGAAGCATGCAGAAGCGCTGCAGGCGTTTGCCGCGGCGCAGGCCAAGGGCTTCAGCGGGCAATTGCTGCACTACCACCGGGGCGAGTCGGCCTTCGCTCTGGGCCAATTCCCATTGGCGTTCGAGAGCTTTGGCACAGCCCTGAAAGACGCGCCCCAAGGAAACAACACCGATAAGAAAATGCAAGTATTGCTGCTGCAACGGCATGCTGATGCAGGCATTGCCGCCCAGCAATATGACGCAGCCATCAGCGACTTTGAAACCCTGCTGCAAATGAGCCCCAAACATCCCCGGCTCTTGCTGGGTATGGGCATGGCAATGGTTGGCAAGGGCGATACGCAAAAGGCGATCCCCCTGTTTGACGATTTAATCGCATCTGCACCTAGTGCCCCTGCTTACTACGGAAGAGGCGTTGCGTTGTACCGTGCGGGCAAACTGAATGATGGCCTGAAAGATATCGATGAGGCGATCAAGCTGGAGCCACGCAATGCGCAGTATCGGCAAGTGCGCGAGCAGCTGGCCGCATCCACCAAACCATCCAACAAGTCCAAGCCCTGA
- a CDS encoding glycosyltransferase: MTLRILHVGKFFPPYMGGMEVFLADLIQEQRRQGIDAHAMVHGTSLPDDPPWVHRVPVQFNLVYAPMAVGFRRALGQAIDRIKPDVLHLHMPNNSALWALTLPSARKVPWVVHWHSDVVVSNIKWSVALAYMLYRPFEQALLERAQQIFATSPPYLQASAALRPWLDKCDVVPLGINLQDSAPGAEARAQAISLWRAETQFRLLSIGRLTYYKGFEILIKAVSTLPGVELLIVGSGELHDSLEELVRSTTPAGTAPATRLLGAVDDAQKHALLAQCDLFCLASRERTEAFGVVLLEAMQHSRPCLVTDLPGSGMPWVVSHAHCGLHVPFEDVEAWRSTIARLQHDPGLRQRLGKAGNKALQEHFGIGPCERATARHYRSMAPGRNTESSTRGLMVVIATHNNAADIAPLLQRVRALVNAPVLVVDNRSTDATCHLAEQHGARVLRPLLKMTTWGSLQTGIRHALVQGYSCAITIDAEGRYEVEELPALLAAGNEADMAVAYFASSNSLPRRAAWQWFRWLTGLGLRDFVSGFRLYNRAAMQVAASAEATLLDYQDIGTLLLMRREGKRIAEVPLAMHTSKIDRSKIFRSWAYAVRYMVVSTLVGIAHGRRANKTRKISQTA, translated from the coding sequence ATGACGTTGCGAATCCTCCATGTCGGCAAGTTCTTTCCACCATACATGGGCGGGATGGAAGTCTTTTTGGCAGACCTGATTCAAGAGCAGCGACGCCAGGGCATCGACGCTCATGCCATGGTGCATGGAACCTCCTTGCCTGATGACCCCCCTTGGGTGCACAGGGTTCCAGTGCAGTTCAATTTGGTGTACGCGCCCATGGCCGTTGGCTTTCGGCGCGCGCTCGGACAAGCCATCGACCGCATCAAGCCGGATGTGCTGCACTTGCACATGCCCAACAACTCGGCGCTCTGGGCACTAACGCTCCCTAGTGCACGTAAAGTGCCTTGGGTGGTGCACTGGCATTCGGACGTGGTGGTGTCGAATATCAAGTGGTCTGTGGCTTTGGCCTACATGCTGTACCGGCCTTTTGAGCAAGCTCTTCTGGAACGTGCACAACAGATCTTCGCAACATCACCGCCCTACTTGCAGGCCAGCGCAGCACTGCGACCTTGGCTCGATAAATGTGACGTGGTGCCGCTGGGTATCAATCTGCAAGACAGTGCTCCTGGAGCGGAGGCCAGAGCACAAGCAATATCACTTTGGCGGGCAGAGACCCAATTCAGACTCCTATCGATCGGCCGGCTCACCTACTACAAGGGCTTTGAAATCCTGATTAAAGCGGTCTCCACACTGCCCGGTGTGGAACTGCTGATTGTCGGAAGTGGCGAGCTTCACGACTCTCTTGAAGAGCTGGTGCGCAGCACAACCCCTGCTGGTACTGCGCCCGCCACCCGACTCTTAGGTGCTGTGGATGATGCCCAAAAGCATGCTCTGTTGGCGCAGTGCGACCTTTTTTGCTTGGCATCGCGCGAGCGCACGGAGGCGTTTGGAGTGGTGCTGCTGGAGGCCATGCAGCACTCACGCCCCTGTCTCGTGACGGATTTGCCGGGCTCTGGGATGCCGTGGGTTGTTTCACACGCCCATTGCGGACTGCACGTTCCTTTTGAAGATGTGGAAGCCTGGCGCAGCACCATAGCCCGCCTGCAACATGATCCCGGCTTGCGTCAACGTTTGGGCAAAGCAGGCAACAAAGCACTGCAAGAGCACTTTGGGATTGGCCCTTGCGAGCGCGCCACTGCCCGCCATTACAGAAGCATGGCACCGGGCAGAAATACAGAGTCCTCCACACGCGGCTTGATGGTGGTGATTGCCACCCATAACAATGCCGCAGACATCGCCCCTCTGCTTCAGCGCGTGCGCGCCTTGGTCAACGCTCCAGTGCTTGTGGTTGATAACCGCAGCACTGACGCAACCTGCCACTTGGCTGAGCAGCACGGGGCACGGGTGCTGCGCCCTCTTCTGAAAATGACGACCTGGGGCAGCTTGCAGACCGGCATCCGTCATGCGCTTGTGCAAGGCTACTCTTGCGCCATCACCATCGACGCTGAGGGCCGCTATGAAGTAGAGGAACTACCGGCGCTACTTGCTGCGGGCAATGAAGCTGACATGGCAGTAGCCTATTTCGCAAGCAGCAACAGCCTGCCGCGCCGTGCAGCCTGGCAGTGGTTTCGGTGGTTGACAGGCTTGGGATTGCGTGATTTTGTGTCGGGATTTCGGCTGTATAACCGCGCAGCCATGCAAGTGGCTGCATCTGCCGAGGCCACGCTGCTGGACTACCAGGACATCGGAACGTTGTTGCTGATGAGACGCGAAGGTAAGCGAATTGCCGAGGTGCCGCTTGCAATGCACACCTCCAAGATAGATCGCTCCAAAATTTTCAGATCCTGGGCCTATGCAGTGCGATACATGGTTGTATCAACACTTGTTGGCATTGCGCATGGGAGGCGTGCAAACAAGACCAGAAAAATTTCGCAAACCGCATAG
- a CDS encoding sulfite exporter TauE/SafE family protein, with product MIDSSYALAGALTGLVVGITGVGGGALMTPILLIVFGVSPITAIATDLWFAAITKLVGARAHHASGHVDWRVAKRLWMGSLPVALVIVVIVSFGVRMAQVEWLTKTIGIVVLITAAGLLAAPYLRALARQQRIEEPVRFKAIQPLLTVVAGAVLGLCVALTSVGAGALGTVMLLYLYPLRMTPHRLVATDIVHAVPLAAVAGIGYLFAGMVDLWMLGSLLVGSVPAVLLGSLLAGKIAGRWIQLALAMVLMAAGIKVMV from the coding sequence GTGATTGATTCGTCTTATGCGCTAGCCGGTGCGTTGACCGGTTTGGTCGTGGGCATCACGGGTGTGGGTGGCGGCGCACTAATGACGCCCATTTTGCTCATTGTCTTTGGCGTGTCTCCAATCACTGCCATCGCTACTGACTTGTGGTTTGCGGCCATCACCAAACTTGTTGGAGCACGTGCACACCATGCCAGTGGCCATGTGGACTGGCGGGTAGCTAAACGCTTGTGGATGGGGAGCTTGCCGGTAGCACTGGTCATCGTTGTGATAGTCAGCTTCGGTGTTCGGATGGCGCAGGTGGAGTGGCTAACCAAAACGATTGGCATTGTTGTGCTTATCACTGCCGCAGGCTTGCTGGCTGCGCCATATCTAAGGGCTCTTGCGCGCCAGCAGCGTATCGAAGAACCGGTGCGTTTTAAGGCCATTCAGCCGTTGCTGACGGTGGTTGCTGGCGCAGTTTTGGGGTTGTGTGTAGCCCTTACCTCGGTAGGAGCAGGAGCGCTGGGTACTGTAATGTTGCTATATCTCTATCCACTCCGGATGACCCCTCATCGCCTAGTCGCCACCGATATCGTGCACGCGGTTCCATTGGCGGCCGTTGCTGGAATTGGTTATCTGTTTGCCGGAATGGTGGACCTATGGATGCTTGGCAGCTTGTTGGTGGGTTCTGTTCCTGCGGTGCTTTTGGGGAGCCTGCTCGCTGGAAAAATTGCGGGCCGATGGATTCAGTTGGCTCTCGCGATGGTATTAATGGCGGCGGGGATCAAGGTGATGGTATGA
- a CDS encoding 3'(2'),5'-bisphosphate nucleotidase CysQ, whose protein sequence is MSTKPGEVHLDVDTKVMIDRLGPVQLMQAGSSLKFCRIAEGEADMYPRLAPTCEWDTAAAQAVLEGAGGLVLDLQGRPLRYGKPEVFNPSFVAAGCMAWMPE, encoded by the coding sequence ATGTCTACGAAACCGGGTGAAGTCCACTTGGATGTCGATACAAAGGTAATGATCGACCGGCTGGGACCCGTGCAGTTGATGCAAGCGGGCAGTTCATTGAAGTTTTGCCGGATCGCGGAAGGTGAGGCTGACATGTACCCACGCTTGGCTCCCACTTGTGAGTGGGATACGGCAGCTGCACAAGCCGTATTAGAGGGCGCAGGGGGCTTGGTGCTGGACCTGCAAGGCCGCCCCCTGCGTTATGGCAAACCTGAGGTATTCAATCCCTCGTTCGTTGCCGCTGGTTGCATGGCCTGGATGCCCGAGTGA
- a CDS encoding IS3 family transposase (programmed frameshift): MKRVRYPAEFKAEAVKQVTERGHGVVDVAKRLGMSDKSLYLWVRLAKEQSSAGGAETSQLKAEVSRLKAELKRANEERDILKKGRNVLCQAVRVKCAFMAEHKGQFRLSSMCRVLRVQRSGYYAWKANPKSKRALADDVLLASIRQSFDDSHGIYGSPRILRDLREDGMACGQKRVARLMRQAQLRSVRGYKRPRYRVGLPATAAPNRLQREFTVTLPNQVWVTDITYIRTHEGWLYLTAVIDLYSRMVVGWAMNSSMATELVLDALTMAVWRRRPTGPVMIHSDQGSQFGSDDFARWCKDNQLVPSMSRRGNCWDNAVAESFFSSLKKERIKRHIYATRQDAKSDVFDYIEGFYNRIRRHSHLDQLSPLAFEQLRNGS, encoded by the exons ATGAAGAGAGTGCGATACCCGGCTGAGTTCAAGGCAGAAGCCGTCAAACAGGTGACCGAGCGTGGTCATGGGGTAGTGGATGTAGCCAAGCGATTGGGCATGTCGGACAAAAGCCTGTACCTGTGGGTGCGGCTTGCCAAAGAGCAATCGAGCGCAGGGGGGGCAGAGACAAGCCAGCTCAAGGCCGAGGTATCCCGGCTCAAAGCGGAGCTCAAAAGGGCCAATGAGGAGCGCGACATCCTAAAAAAGG GCCGCAACGTACTTTGCCAAGCTGTCCGGGTGAAGTGCGCATTCATGGCCGAACATAAAGGCCAGTTCCGGCTCAGCAGCATGTGCCGCGTTCTGCGCGTACAGCGCAGTGGCTATTACGCTTGGAAGGCCAATCCAAAGTCCAAACGCGCCTTAGCCGACGATGTCTTGCTGGCAAGCATTCGGCAATCCTTTGACGACAGCCACGGGATTTATGGAAGCCCACGCATCCTGCGGGACTTGCGAGAGGACGGTATGGCGTGCGGTCAAAAACGTGTAGCACGCCTGATGCGCCAGGCCCAACTGCGCTCAGTGCGTGGTTACAAGCGGCCACGCTACCGAGTCGGTCTTCCTGCGACTGCCGCACCGAACCGGTTGCAACGTGAGTTCACGGTCACGCTACCGAACCAAGTGTGGGTCACCGACATTACCTATATCCGAACCCATGAGGGCTGGTTGTACCTAACGGCCGTAATTGACCTGTACTCGCGCATGGTGGTCGGCTGGGCGATGAACTCCAGCATGGCTACAGAGTTGGTGTTGGATGCGCTCACGATGGCAGTGTGGCGCAGGCGCCCAACGGGTCCAGTGATGATCCATTCCGACCAAGGAAGTCAGTTTGGCAGTGACGACTTCGCCCGCTGGTGCAAGGACAACCAATTGGTGCCAAGCATGAGCCGACGTGGAAACTGTTGGGACAACGCGGTAGCAGAGTCCTTCTTCAGCAGCTTGAAGAAGGAGAGAATCAAACGCCATATCTATGCCACCAGGCAAGACGCCAAGTCAGATGTGTTTGACTACATCGAAGGTTTTTACAATCGAATCCGTCGGCACAGTCACCTAGACCAACTGAGTCCGCTGGCATTCGAACAACTTCGAAACGGAAGTTGA
- the cysD gene encoding sulfate adenylyltransferase subunit CysD produces MPLSPHLRQLEAESIYILREAVAESQNPAMLYSIGKDSSVMLHLARKAFYPGVPPFPLLHVDTRWKFQEMYDFRDWMARESGMQLLTHINPDAIEKNINPFDHGSALHTDITKTEALKQSLNQHQFDVVFGGARRDEEQSRAKERVFSFRTANHQWDPKNQRPELWNLYNTRKTSGEGIRVFPLSNWTELDVWQYILHEGIPVVPLYFATPRPVVVRPGMIMLVDDDRCQLLPGEEIQIRKVRFRTLGCYPLTGAIESEADTLEDILLELINTRQSERQGRKIDTDSAGSMEKKKQEGYF; encoded by the coding sequence ATGCCCCTCTCGCCACATCTCAGACAACTCGAGGCGGAAAGCATTTACATCCTCCGAGAAGCAGTGGCCGAGTCCCAAAACCCTGCAATGTTGTATTCCATTGGAAAAGACAGCAGCGTGATGCTGCACCTAGCGCGCAAGGCGTTTTATCCCGGGGTGCCCCCGTTCCCCCTGCTACATGTAGACACCCGGTGGAAGTTTCAGGAGATGTACGACTTCCGGGACTGGATGGCTCGCGAAAGTGGGATGCAGCTGCTGACACACATCAACCCGGATGCCATTGAGAAAAACATCAATCCTTTTGACCATGGCTCGGCCCTTCACACCGACATTACCAAGACCGAGGCATTGAAGCAGTCACTCAACCAGCACCAGTTTGACGTGGTGTTTGGCGGGGCGCGACGAGACGAAGAACAATCTCGGGCCAAAGAACGTGTGTTCTCGTTTCGCACCGCCAATCATCAATGGGACCCTAAGAACCAACGCCCCGAGCTCTGGAATTTGTACAACACGCGCAAAACCTCCGGGGAAGGCATACGGGTGTTTCCACTGTCGAATTGGACCGAACTGGACGTCTGGCAATACATCCTCCACGAGGGGATCCCGGTTGTGCCGCTTTACTTTGCCACGCCACGCCCTGTCGTGGTGCGCCCAGGAATGATCATGCTGGTAGACGATGATCGCTGCCAGCTACTGCCTGGGGAGGAAATTCAAATACGTAAGGTGCGCTTTCGCACGCTGGGGTGCTACCCACTGACGGGCGCCATCGAGTCTGAAGCAGACACACTGGAAGACATCCTGTTGGAACTTATCAACACCCGCCAGTCCGAACGACAGGGCCGCAAGATTGACACCGACAGCGCGGGATCAATGGAAAAGAAGAAGCAGGAGGGTTACTTCTGA